One Nicotiana sylvestris chromosome 12, ASM39365v2, whole genome shotgun sequence genomic window carries:
- the LOC104231867 gene encoding trans-Golgi network-localized SYP41-interacting protein 1 isoform X3, with protein sequence MDKNKSRTDLLAAGRKKLQQFRQKKDGKGGKSSKASKSGGDVTPDVVNVTAKSDQVPDEEKPLHRGDGIPTSSESLTRKDVSATHAEAPPLDESLNVETVEMTSASGKLVKEDAGEPEASLNSDSGDRDIVGSSSISEHANAKMVIEDVTDAYLEAPRIIASDVSAKSSATDVPVDFSSYSSVDEAVAHQVEVERPHVPEQVSDESHNSGSKQGDSSSEVEIEGDKKLPLNESTETSISQTATLVGDEGNEETKAEYIQLSEPNNVPSAVLATQNAEIAEDSGHQMEDAASGLHEEEKLERPSSAGEYENYRDDVRISDSIDIVSEDSVKNKMVNISSRSDESYISLYQLAEVVRDLDEEGFRFLLTCRESAPNAPSLKLFDDFEKLKEQLYLASLVKDVSCLQLAEESELQMELCRQHHTLTDQISAAKASLNDLGEKNDILADQLAQLRTEFQLIVSERDGLQKQVHVSKGEVGELSERINELQSNLETSLGENASLSSEMVDCRNLVATLQVRNESLIGSLNLLSEENKKLLEEKENLVFENEKLGTELAQSKTLFGSLQLENAELSENFTSLSEEKRKLDGEKEHLLSENEKLLAQMSDHKNVVEALQVENKNVNEILISVKEAKKQLQEEKQSLLSETEKLGLEFQESKSLAEALQMEVAEAKGQLMEERNKLEEQNKYFLSESEKQLFQLAEYKNSCNKVEDDLKDLTLRIEQLTEENMYLKRSLELFETMKTESPNQSSFAYQSREAGPQLEVSCQSSSAPANLIDDDGSKWFGVMKRHEEEAERVLEKLEKAIGDMHSQSASMSRSSGKAVSPGVSKLIQAFEPKDHDDEHHPEELQSFENQTDADPYVLIQGLTKTLRALLKDLVLEAGKGYQFLEGEKSCKTAAVVAAEELRAKFQSLNELIDLLEGANIELMVFNESLGGCFWNAKEKEGELMVLNEALHKEEVAAKSENNKLRGNLSSYQEKLSILQNQLGEMRESCKEMGSDISNQVEALYREVADRGSILREEWNSTIDQVFQTLRRLDLSVETVGSSSPSRIDHGLGCINLSSRTAASIDAAINVIEALQDQVEASRHESVSTSREVNEKLDFLQVENERSAGLLHKIYSNLKKLVNEKPGHLQEAEVDDPEKPVDLSHPGAFDSLLEQLQSFLDEKAQVEFVNGKLKSELMARTKDFEELSKRSFESDSILKMVQVVEGVIALDSFETNVNDPVSCLESLISLLVQKYKEATEDARLSRKGYASKEAQVIDLQGQMDHLSLLLVQCENEVVVLRESLKRAEEEVVAIGSQYQEKVADIEQSEQRVSSLREKLGIAVTKGKGLIVQRDSLKQSLADTSSELQKCSEELQLKDARLQEIEMKLKTYSEAGERMEALESELSYIRNSATALRESFLLKDSVLQRVEEILEDLELPEHFHSKDIIEKVDFLAKSVAGNSLHLSEWDQKSSIGGSYSDTGYALTDGWKEVAQSNLGSSEDLRRRFEELQGKFYGLAEQNEMLEQSLMERNNLVQKWEEILDGIDMPSHLRSMEPEDRIGWLMLAFSETQNQYNSLQQKYDNFESSFASASAELEESRRKISELESAYQLVVSEKELLLKNLESLNFDYEEMSRKTAQSDITNDDLRSRVGDLQKKLNEMLGAEERIHHLEGEIRRLGDMVKDVLQNSETDDALFSSGSTEALEQLLRKLIEKYTALSLPSESELTLEHVDKGADLSHEENRESNVRCAEDADGGALSRKLEDALSDLLSLKEERENIVLTNQSLVRELEELGIKNKELQDLLSQEEHKSSSLREKLNVAVRKGKSLVQHRDSLKQLIEELNGEVERLKSEIKLQENAISDYEQKIKDLSVFQERIKTVESESSILRDQLAEKDSTLSMILSALDDVNVGSNIGNPVEKLKTVGQLCHDLQSALTSSEHEAKKSKRAAELLLAELNEVQERNDGLQEELTKSQSELFELSKQKESAEVAKHEALAHLEKLSFAHSEERKNQLAEITMLKSGVDQLREDLFVFDRLLNDVLSMDLETIRNLSSSMKVCLEPTDQNHFPLLVTDASSGLNFAEAENKVFNKEIGSINVKLNRHSRLLHEETAHISEILRTIHEEISYHKQHSNSLKTDVMRLESIQKEKDAELFTVQRYNAMLYEACTTLVMEIESRKSELAGNSLATGASRINSVYRSLAEGNDLAEKTDQFSEEGIRSVIEKLFMAVKDIMSLQSDIAEVGQKDMRATISNLQKELQEKDIQREKICAELVSQIKEAESVSKSYSQELQIAKSQMNDLHRKVDLMEEERDSLAHRIKELQDQESSFADLQLRVKALEDMLAAKEQENEALMQALDEEEAQMEDMTNKIEEMERVLLQKNKDMENLEVSRGKTMKKLSVTVSKFDELHQLSESLLSEVENLQSQLQERDTEISFLRQEVTRCTNDAIASAQMGSKRNTDEICDFLTWVDKMISRVQTHDMNYDDAKINQIHEYKEMLEKQVVSVVSELEDLRALAQTRDLMLKVEKDKVEQLVRKEEFLENSLRDKESQLTMLRGASDMGQLVNSTSEIIEIEPVANKRVMPGTVASQVRSLRKTNNDQAAVAIDVDPESGKLEDEDDDKAHGFKSLTTSRIVPRFTRPITDMIDGLWVSCDRTLMRQPVLRLSVIIYWFVLHALLATFAV encoded by the exons atggACAAGAATAAGAGCCGAACCGATCTGCTTGCTGCCGGTCGCAAAAAG CTTCAACAATTCAGACAGAAGAAAGACGGTAAAGGTGGTAAATCAAGTAAAGCCAGTAAATCTGGCGGTGATGTTACTCCAGATGTTGTTAACGTGACGGCAAAGTCAGATCAAGTTCCTGATGAAGAAAAACCACTTCACAGAGGTGATGGTATTCCTACTTCCTCGGAGTCACTTACCAGAAAGGATGTCTCAGCAACACATGCTGAAGCTCCTCCTCTTGATGAGTCGCTCAACGTTGAAACAGTTGAAATGACATCAGCCAGTGGCAAGCTGGTAAAAGAGGATGCTGGTGAACCTGAAGCTTCTTTGAATTCAGATTCTGGCGATCGGGATATTGTTGGTTCATCTTCAATTTCTGAACATGCTAATGCCAAAATGGTAATCGAAGATGTAACAGACGCTTATTTAGAAGCTCCCAGAATTATTGCTTCTGATGTGTCCGCTAAAAGTTCCGCAACGGATGTGCCTGTTGATTTCTCCTCTTATTCCAGTGTTGATGAAGCAGTTGCTCACCAAGTAGAAGTGGAAAGGCCGCATGTACCGGAGCAGGTATCAGAT GAATCACATAATTCAGGTTCGAAGCAAGGTGATTCAAGCAGTGAGGTAGAGATTGAAGGAGACAAGAAGCTCCCTTTGAACGAATCAACTGAGACTTCTATTAGCCAGACAGCCACTCTAGTGGGAGATGAGGGCAATGAGGAAACAAAAGCTGAATACATTCAACTCAGCGAGCCAAATAACGTTCCATCAGCTGTTTTAGCAACTCAAAATGCAGAAATAGCTGAGGACAGTG GTCATCAGATGGAAGATGCAGCTTCTGGTTTGCACGAGGAAGAAAAACTAGAAAGGCCTTCGAGTGCTGGTGAATATGAAAATTACAGGGATGATGTTCGAATTTCTGACTCCATAGATATTGTTTCTGAGGATTCTGTAAAAAATAAAATGGTGAACATCTCATCGAGGTCAGATGAAAGTTATATTAGCTTGTATCAGCTGGCGGAGGTGGTACGAGACCTTGATGAAGAGGGCTTTAGGTTCTTGCTCACGTGCAGAGAATCAGCTCCAAATGCACCTTCTTTGAAGCTTTTTGACGATTTTGAGAAGCTCAAAGAACAGCTATACCTAGCAAGTCTTGTAAAAGATGTCTCTTGTTTGCAGCTAGCTGAAGAGTCAGAACTTCAGATGGAACTCTGTCGTCAACATCATACGTTGACCGATCAAATATCTGCGGCCAAAGCTTCATTGAATGACCTTGGAGAGAAGAATGATATCCTTGCTGATCAGCTTGCGCAGTTGAGAACTGAATTTCAATTGATTGTATCTGAAAGGGATGGCCTCCAAAAGCAGGTTCACGTTTCTAAAGGTGAGGTTGGAGAACTTTCTGAAAGAATAAATGAATTGCAGTCTAATTTGGAAACATCACTTGGTGAAAATGCAAGTCTGTCTTCTGAGATGGTTGACTGCAGGAATTTGGTGGCAACTTTACAGGTTCGAAATGAGAGCTTAATAGGAAGCCTTAATTTGCTATCTGAAGAGAATAAGAAGCTTTTGGAGGAGAAGGAGAATCTTGTTTTTGAGAATGAAAAACTGGGAACAGAGCTAGCACAGTCTAAAACTTTGTTCGGATCACTGCAGTTGGAAAATGCGGAGTTGTCAGAGAATTTCACTTCTTTGAGTGAGGAGAAAAGGAAACTTGATGGAGAGAAGGAGCATCTACTCAGTGAGAATGAGAAACTGCTTGCTCAAATGTCGGATCACAAAAATGTTGTGGAAGCTCTTCAGGTTGAGAACAAGAACGtaaatgagattttgatatctgTAAAAGAAGCGAAAAAACAGCTTCAGGAGGAAAAACAGTCTTTGCTCAGTGAAACTGAGAAACTAGGGTTGGAATTTCAGGAGTCCAAGTCTCTAGCTGAAGCTCTGCAGATGGAAGTGGCCGAAGCAAAAGGGCAATTGATGGAAGAGAGAAACAAGCTTGAGGAGCAGAATAAGTATTTTCTCTCCGAGTCTGAGAAACAGTTATTTCAGTTGGCAGAATATAAGAACTCGTGCAATAAGGTGGAAGATGACCTGAAAGACTTAACTCTGCGTATTGAACAACTAACCGAGGAGAACATGTATCTGAAGAGAAGCTTGGAGTTGTTTGAAACGATGAAGACAGAGTCACCTAACCAAAGTAGCTTTGCATATCAATCTAGGGAAGCTGGACCTCAACTTGAAGTTTCTTGCCAGTCTAGCTCTGCACCCGCAAATCTGATTGATGATGATGGTTCAAAATGGTTTGGAGTTATGAAAAGACACGAGGAGGAGGCAGAGAGAGTACTTGAAAAACTTGAGAAAGCAATTGGAGATATGCACTCTCAGTCAGCTTCTATGAGTAGGTCATCTGGTAAAGCGGTTTCACCTGGTGTGTCGAAACTTATTCAAGCTTTTGAGCCAAAGGACCATGATGATGAGCACCACCCAGAGGAGCTTCAGTCATTTGAAAATCAAACAGATGCAGATCCTTATGTGCTAATTCAAGGGCTAACAAAAACATTAAGAGCGTTGCTGAAAGATTTGGTGTTGGAAGCTGGCAAGGGCTACCAATTTCTTGAGGGAGAGAAGAGCTGCAAAACAGCCGCTGTGGTTGCTGCTGAAGAACTCAGGGCCAAATTCCAGTCTCTGAATGAACTTATCGATCTTTTGGAAGGAGCAAACATTGAGCTAATGGTTTTCAATGAATCTTTAGGGGGATGTTTCTGGAATGCTAAAGAAAAGGAGGGAGAACTTATGGTCCTAAATGAAGCTTTGCACAAGGAAGAAGTCGCCGCAAAATCTGAGAACAATAAGTTAAGGGGGAATCTTAGCAGCTATCAGGAAAAACTATCTATTTTGCAAAATCAGCTGGGTGAAATGCGTGAAAGCTGCAAAGAGATGGGTTCTGATATTTCTAATCAGGTAGAAGCGCTTTATAGGGAAGTTGCTGACAGAGGATCAATACTCCGAGAAGAATGGAACTCTACAATTGATCAGGTTTTTCAGACACTTCGGAGGCTAGATTTGTCTGTTGAGACTGTTGGCTCCTCTTCGCCGTCAAGAATAGACCATGGTCTAGGGTGCATAAACTTAAGTAGCCGTACTGCTGCATCTATCGATGCTGCCATCAATGTGATCGAGGCATTGCAGGATCAAGTTGAAGCTTCTCGCCATGAGTCAGTGAGTACCTCCCGTGAAGTCAATGAGAAGTTAGACTTCTTGcaagttgaaaatgaaaggtCTGCCGGTCTTTTGCATAAGATTTATAGTAACCTCAAGAAACTTGTGAATGAAAAGCCAGGGCATCTACAAGAAGCTGAAGTTGACGATCCTGAGAAACCAGTAGATCTTTCTCATCCTGGTGCTTTTGATTCCCTACTGGAGCAGTTGCAAAGTTTTCTTGATGAGAAAGCACAAGTTGAATTTGTAAATGGAAAGCTGAAGTCTGAGTTGATGGCCAGGACAAAAGATTTTGAAGAACTGAGCAAAAGATCCTTTGAATCAGATTCTATTTTAAAGATGGTTCAAGTGGTTGAAGGAGTCATTGCTTTAGATAGCTTTGAAACCAACGTTAATGACCCAGTATCATGTCTAGAGTCCCTGATCTCTCTCCTAGTTCAGAAGTATAAAGAGGCAACTGAAGATGCGAGGTTGTCCAGGAAGGGATATGCTTCCAAGGAAGCACAAGTGATTGATCTGCAGGGACAAATGGATCACTTGAGCTTATTACTTGTTCAATGTGAAAATGAAGTTGTTGTCCTCAGGGAAAGTTTGAAGAGAGCTGAGGAAGAGGTTGTAGCTATTGGTTCGCAATATCAAGAGAAAGTTGCTGATATTGAACAGTCTGAGCAGCGGGTATCATCTCTAAGAGAGAAGCTTGGCATAGCAGTCACCAAGGGCAAAGGTTTGATTGTGCAGCGTGACAGTCTTAAACAATCTCTTGCAGACACATCCTCTGAACTGCAGAAATGCTCTGAGGAGTTGCAGTTGAAAGATGCAAGGCTTCAGGAAATTGAAATGAAACTCAAGACCTATTCGGAGGCAGGTGAGCGCATGGAAGCTTTGGAATCTGAACTCTCATACATTCGCAACTCTGCTACTGCATTAAGGGAGTCATTCCTTCTCAAAGACTCTGTTCTTCAGAGAGTAGAGGAGATTTTAGAAGATTTGGAGCTTCCAGAGCATTTCCATTCAAAGGATATCATTGAAAAAGTTGATTTTTTGGCAAAGTCAGTTGCTGGGAACTCTTTGCATCTGTCTGAATGGGATCAGAAGAGCTCTATTGGAGGATCATACTCTGATACTGGATATGCACTCACTGATGGATGGAAAGAGGTGGCACAGTCAAACTTGGGATCTTCCGAAGACCTTAGAAGAAGATTTGAGGAGCTCCAGGGCAAGTTTTATGGGTtggcagaacaaaatgagatgctTGAACAATCCTTGATGGAAAGAAACAACCTTGTCCAGAAGTGGGAAGAGATCTTGGACGGGATAGATATGCCTTCACACTTGAGATCTATGGAGCCAGAAGatcggattggttggctaatgctTGCGTTTTCAGAAACTCAAAACCAGTACAACTCTCTCCAACAAAAGTATGATAATTTTGAATCATCATTTGCATCAGCAAGCGCTGAATTGGAAGAGTCACGCAGAAAAATATCTGAGCTTGAGAGTGCATATCAATTGGTTGTCAGTGAGAAAGAGTTGCTTTTGAAGAATTTGGAGTCTCTTAACTTTGATTATGAGGAAATGTCAAGGAAAACTGCCCAATCTGACATAACTAATGATGATTTACGGAGCAGAGTAGGTGACTTGCAGAAGAAACTGAACGAAATGCTTGGAGCAGAGGAGCGTATTCATCATCTTGAAGGTGAAATAAGAAGATTGGGAGATATGGTCAAAGATGTCCTTCAGAATTCCGAGACAGATGATGCGTTATTTAGCTCTGGTAGCACTGAAGCTTTGGAACAGCTACTTAGGAAGCTTATAGAGAAGTATACCGCTCTTTCTTTACCTTCTGAGTCTGAGTTAACACTTGAGCATGTTGATAAAGGGGCTGATCTCTCTcatgaagaaaatagagaaagtAATGTCAGGTGTGctgaagatgcagatggaggtgcTCTCAGTAGAAAATTGGAGGATGCTCTCAGCGACTTGTTGTCCTTGAAGGAGGAGAGGGAGAATATTGTGTTGACTAATCAATCATTGGTTCGTGAACTTGAAGAATTAGGTATCAAAAATAAAGAACTGCAAGATCTACTCAGTCAGGAGGAACACAAGTCATCTTCTTTAAGAGAAAAATTGAATGTTGCAGTTAGGAAAGGCAAGTCCTTGGTGCAACATCGGGACAGCTTGAAGCAATTAATTGAAGAGTTGAATGGTGAAGTGGAACGCTTAAAATCCGAGATCAAGTTGCAGGAAAATGCTATTTCAGACTATGAACAAAAGATAAAAGATTTATCTGTATTCCAGGAGAGGATAAAGACCGTAGAATCTGAGAGCTCAATCCTGAGAGATCAATTGGCAGAAAAAGACTCTACCTTGAGCATGATTTTGAGTGCCCTGGATGATGTTAATGTTGGGTCTAACATTGGTAATCCTGTCGAGAAGCTAAAAACTGTTGGGCAATTATGCCATGATTTGCAGTCAGCTCTTACTTCTTCCGAACATGAAGCAAAAAAATCTAAAAGAGCAGCTGAGCTACTTCTTGCAGAGCTAAATGAGGTGCAAGAAAGAAATGATGGGCTACAAGAGGAGCTAACAAAGTCTCAGAGTGAACTCTTTGAACTGTCCAAGCAAAAAGAATCTGCTGAAGTTGCCAAACATGAGGCTCTTGCACATTTAGAAAAGCTATCTTTTGCTCACTCAGAAGAAAGAAAGAACCAATTAGCTGAAATCACGATGCTAAAATCTGGTGTGGATCAGCTAAGGGAGGATCTCTTTGTATTTGACCGTTTGCTCAATGATGTTCTATCCATGGATTTGGAGACTATACGCAATCTCAGTTCTAGTATGAAAGTATGCCTAGAACCAACTGATCAAAATCACTTTCCTCTACTTGTGACTGATGCTTCAAGTGGCCTTAACTTTGCAGAAGCGGAAAACAAG GTTTTCAATAAAGAAATTGGTTCTATCAACGTAAAGTTAAACAGGCATTCCCGTTTATTGCATGAAGAAACTGCCCATATATCTGAAATATTAAGAACCATACATGAAGAAATATCCTACCATAAGCAGCACTCAAATTCATTGAAGACGGACGTGATGCGGTTAGAATCTATTCAAAAGGAGAAAGATGCAGAATTGTTTACTGTGCAAAGATACAATGCTATGCTTTATGAAGCTTGTACCACTTTGGTCATGGAAATTGAAAGCAGAAAATCCGAATTGGCTGGAAACAGCTTAGCTACTGGAGCTTCCAGAATCAATTCAGTGTATCGAAGTTTAGCTGAAGGAAATGATTTAGCTGAGAAGACTGACCAGTTTTCTGAGGAAGGTATTAGGTCAGTAATAGAGAAATTATTCATGGCTGTGAAAGATATTATGAGTCTGCAAAGTGATATTGCTGAAGTTGGCCAAAAGGATATGAGAGCTACTATATCGAATCTTCAGAAAGAACTTCAGGAGAAGGATATACAGAGAGAAAAAATATGTGCAGAACTTGTTAGTCAGATTAAGGAAGCTGAATCTGTTTCAAAGAGTTATTCACAAGAGCTTCAAATAGCAAAATCTCAGATGAATGATTTACACAGGAAGGTGGACCTGATGGAGGAGGAGCGAGATTCTCTGGCACACAGGATAAAAGAACTGCAAGATCAGGAGTCCAGCTTTGCTGACTTACAGTTAAGAGTTAAAGCACTTGAAGACATGCTAGCTGCAAAGGAACAAG AAAATGAGGCACTGATGCAAGCACTTGATGAGGAGGAGGCCCAAATGGAAGACATGACAAACAAGATTGAAGAAATGGAGAGAGTCCTACTTCaaaaaaataaagatatggaGAACCTTGAAGTTTCCCGGGGGAAGACTATGAAGAAGCTTTCTGTTACAGTAAGCAAATTTGATGAACTTCATCAACTATCTGAAAGCCTTTTGTCTGAGGTTGAGAATCTTCAGTCACAATTACAAGAGCGAGATACAGAGATTTCTTTCTTGAGGCAAGAAGTTACAAGATGCACTAATGATGCAATAGCTTCTGCTCAGATGGGTAGCAAAAGAAATACTGATGAAATCTGCGACTTTTTGACATGGGTTGACAAGATGATTTCCCGAGTCCAGACGCATGATATGAATTATGATGATGCAAAAATTAACCAGATCCATGAATATAAGGAAATGTTAGAGAAGCAGGTCGTGTCTGTGGTATCTGAGCTGGAAGATCTGCGTGCACTGGCACAGACGAGAGATTTAATGTTGAAAGTAGAGAAAGATAAAGTAGAACAGCTGGTTAGGAAAGAAGAATTTCTTGAGAACTCTTTGCGTGACAAGGAATCTCAATTAACCATGCTTCGAGGGGCCAGTGACATGGGGCAACTAGTAAATTCTACGTCGGAAATTATAGAGATAGAGCCAGTG GCCAACAAAAGGGTAATGCCTGGAACTGTTGCATCTCAAGTTCGCAGTTTGCGCAAAACTAATAATGACCAAGCAGCTGTTGCGATAGATGTGGATCCTGAGAGTGGGAAACTagaagatgaagatgatgatAAGG CTCATGGTTTCAAGTCTCTAACGACATCAAGGATTGTCCCACGGTTTACAAGGCCCATAACTGACATGATAGATGGTCTATG GGTATCTTGTGATCGGACATTAATGCGGCAGCCTGTTCTACGGCTTAGTGTGATCATCTATTGGTTTGTGTTGCATGCTCTTCTTGCGACATTTGCAGTATGA